From a single Arachis hypogaea cultivar Tifrunner chromosome 3, arahy.Tifrunner.gnm2.J5K5, whole genome shotgun sequence genomic region:
- the LOC112789887 gene encoding transmembrane 9 superfamily member 12 produces MELVTKPLMYWVFISIIVFAAQLCNGFYLPGSYMHTYVNGDNIYAKVNSLTSIETELPFSYYSLPYCKPLGGIKKSAENLGELLMGDQIDNSPYRFQMNVNESIYLCTTTPLNEHEVKLLKQRTRDLYQVNMILDNLPVMRFAVQNGVKIQWTGFPVGYTPPGSNDDYIINHLKFTILVHEYEGSNAEIIGTGEEGLGVISESDKSKASGYQIVGFQVSPCSVKYDPEVMTSLHMYDNITSISCPSELDKYQVIKEQERISFTYEVEFVKSDIKWPSRWDAYLKMEGSKVHWFSIMNSLMVIFFLAGIVFVIFLRTVRRDLTRYEELDKEAQAQMNEELSGWKLVVGDVFREPNCSKLLCVMVGDGVQILGMGGVTIVFAALGFMSPASRGMLLTGMILLFLILGIAAGYVSVRLWSTIKGTTEGWRSISWSAACFFPGIAFIILTVLNFILWGSSSTGAIPISLYFELFFLWFCISVPLTMIGGFMGTRAEAIEYPVRTNQIPREIPARKYPSWLLVLGAGTLPFGTLFIELFFILSSIWLGRFYYVFGFLLVVLLLLIIVCAEVSVVLTYMHLCVEDWQWWWKAFFASGSVSLYVFLYSINYLVFDLQSLSGPVSATLYLGYSLLMAVAIMLATGTVGFLTSFYFVHYLFSSVKID; encoded by the coding sequence ATGGAGTTGGTAACAAAGCCATTGATGTACTGGGTTTTTATTTCCATCATTGTCTTTGCTGCTCAACTTTGCAATGGTTTCTATCTGCCTGGAAGTTACATGCATACGTATGTAAATGGAGATAATATATATGCCAAGGTGAATTCATTGACCTCTATTGAAACCGAGCTTCCATTCAGCTATTACAGCCTTCCATACTGCAAGCCGCTTGGTGGCATAAAAAAGAGTGCGGAGAATCTCGGAGAGCTCCTTATGGGGGATCAGATTGATAACTCACCCTATCGGTTCCAGATGAATGTTAATGAGTCAATCTATCTCTGTACAACAACCCCGCTGAATGAGCATGAGGTGAAGCTGCTCAAACAAAGAACGCGGGATCTGTACCAAGTGAATATGATCCTTGATAACCTCCCAGTTATGCGATTTGCTGTTCAAAATGGGGTTAAAATCCAGTGGACAGGGTTCCCCGTTGGATATACACCCCCTGGTAGCAATGATGACTACATCATCAACCACCTGAAGTTTACAATTTTGGTTCATGAATATGAAGGAAGCAATGCTGAGATTATAGGGACTGGGGAGGAAGGTTTGGGTGTTATTTCTGAATCCGACAAGAGTAAAGCATCTGGATATCAAATAGTTGGCTTTCAGGTTTCCCCTTGCAGTGTTAAATATGATCCTGAAGTCATGACGTCGCTCCACATGTATGATAATATCACTTCTATAAGCTGCCCAAGTGAACTTGACaagtatcaagtaataaaagagCAAGAAAGGATATCATTCACATATGAGGTTGAATTTGTGAAAAGTGATATAAAATGGCCATCGCGTTGGGATGCTTATTTGAAGATGGAAGGTTCCAAAGTTCATTGGTTCTCAATCATGAACTCACTTATGGTCATCTTTTTCCTTGCTGGTATTGTCTTTGTTATTTTCTTGAGGACTGTGCGAAGGGACCTGACAAGGTATGAGGAACTGGATAAAGAGGCACAAGCTCAAATGAATGAGGAGCTCTCGGGATGGAAACTTGTTGTGGGAGATGTTTTCAGGGAGCCTAATTGCTCAAAGCTTCTGTGTGTGATGGTTGGAGATGGAGTTCAAATTCTTGGGATGGGTGGCGTTACCATTGTTTTTGCAGCCCTTGGTTTTATGTCACCAGCCTCCCGTGGTATGTTACTAACAGGAATGATACTCTTATTTCTTATCCTTGGGATTGCTGCCGGTTATGTTAGCGTACGACTCTGGAGCACCATCAAGGGAACCACGGAAGGTTGGAGATCAATTTCCTGGTCCGCAGCTTGTTTCTTTCCTGGAATCGCTTTCATTATTCTTACAGTACTGAATTTTATTCTGTGGGGCAGCAGCAGTACTGGTGCGATTCCCATTTCCTTGTATTTTGAGCTCTTCTTCCTTTGGTTCTGTATTTCGGTACCACTTACCATGATTGGAGGATTTATGGGGACAAGAGCAGAGGCAATTGAATATCCTGTGCGGACTAATCAAATTCCTAGGGAAATTCCTGCCCGTAAATATCCATCTTGGCTTCTTGTTCTCGGTGCCGGAACTCTTCCATTTGGAACCCTCTTTATTGAGCTTTTCTTCATCCTTTCCAGTATTTGGCTTGGGAGGTTCTATTATGTATTTGGTTTCCTGCTCGTTGTTCTACTGCTGCTGATTATTGTTTGTGCGGAAGTATCTGTTGTCCTCACCTATATGCACCTTTGTGTGGAAGATTGGCAGTGGTGGTGGAAGGCATTCTTTGCCTCAGGTTCTGTTTCGCTGTATGTCTTCTTGTATTCAATTAACTATTTGGTTTTTGACCTTCAGAGTTTGAGCGGGCCAGTCTCAGCTACACTTTACCTTGGCTATTCGCTACTCATGGCAGTGGCAATCATGTTGGCCACTGGGACAGTTGGCTTCCTTACATCATTCTACTTCGTGCATTACTTGTTCTCATCCGTAAAGATAGATTGA
- the LOC112789888 gene encoding phosphoenolpyruvate carboxylase, with translation MATKKVEKMASIDAQLRLLAPSKVSDDDKLVEYDALLLDRFLDILQDLHGPDIRETVQDCYELSAEYEGENDPHKLEELGNMLTGLDAGDSIVVAKSFSHMLNLANLAEEVQIAYRRRIKLLKKGDFVDENSAITESDLEETFKRLVNQMNKTPQEVFDALKNQTVDLVLTAHPTQSVRRSLLQKHGRIRNCLTQLYAKDITPDDRQELDEALQREIQAAFRTDEIRRTPPTPQDEMRAGMSYFHETIWKGIPKFLRRVDTALKNIGINERVPYSAPVIQFSSWMGGDRDGNPRVTPEVTRDVCLLARMMAANLYFSQIEDLMFELSMWRCSDELRVHVDELLRSSKSDAKHYIEFWKQVPPNEPYRVILGDVRDKLYNTREHARQLLANGTSEIPEETTFTNVEQFLEPLELCYRSLCACGDQPIADGSLLDFLRQVSTFGLSLVRLDIRQESDRHTDVMDAITNHLELGSYREWSEERRQQWLLSELSGRRPLYGPDLPKTEEITDVLETFRVIAELPSDSFGAYIISMATAASDVLAVELLQRECHVKQPLRVVPLFEKLADLEAAPSALACLFSIDWYRNRIDGKQEVMIGYSDSGKDAGRLSAAWALYKAQEELIKVAKEFGVKLTMFHGRGGTVGRGGGPTHLAILSQPPDTIHGSLRVTIQGEVIEQSFGEEHLCFRTLQRFTAATLEHGMHSPVSPKPEWRALMDEMAVIATKEYRSVVFQEPRFVEYFRCATPELEYGRMNIGSRPSKRKPSGGIESLRAIPWIFAWTQTRFHLPVWLGFGKAFKHVIEKDPKNLQMLRDMYNQWPFFRVTLDLVEMVFAKGDPGIAALYDKLLVSEELWLFGERLKSKYEETKSLLLQVAGHKDLLEGDPYLKQRLRIRDSYITTLNVLQAYTLKRIRDPDYHVNLKPHLCKDYTESSKPAAELVKLNPKSEYAPGLEDTLILTMKGIAAGMQNTG, from the exons atGGCTACTAAGAAAGTTGAGAAGATGGCTTCAATTGATGCTCAGCTGAGGTTGCTGGCACCAAGCAAGGTCTCTGATGATGATAAGCTTGTTGAATACGATGCTTTGTTGTTGGATCGATTCCTTGACATTCTTCAGGATTTGCATGGACCTGATATCAGAGAAACC GTTCAAGACTGCTATGAGCTGTCAGCAGAGTACGAAGGGGAGAATGATCCTCACAAATTGGAGGAACTTGGGAACATGCTGACTGGTCTTGATGCTGGGGACTCTATTGTTGTGGCCAAATCATTTTCTCACATGCTTAATTTGGCTAACTTGGCAGAAGAAGTTCAAATCGCCTACCGAAGAAGGATCAAGCTGTTGAAGAAAGGCGATTTTGTGGATGAGAACTCTGCCATCACTGAGTCAGATTTAGAAGAGACCTTCAAGAGGCTTGTGAATCAAATGAATAAGACCCCTCAAGAAGTCTTTGATGCTTTGAAGAACCAGACTGTAGATTTGGTCCTAACTGCTCATCCAACTCAGTCTGTTCGTAGATCTTTGTTGCAAAAGCATGGCAG gataaggaattgtttgacacaGTTGTATGCTAAAGACATAACACCAGATGACAGACAGGAACTTGATGAGGCTTTACAAAGAGAG ATTCAAGCTGCATTTCGTACGGATGAAATTCGAAGGACCCCTCCTACACCACAAGATGAAATGAGGGCCGGAATGAGCTACTTCCATGAGACGATCTGGAAAGGTATACCAAAATTTTTGCGCCGAGTTGACACTGCTCTGAAGAACATTGGTATAAATGAACGTGTCCCATATAGTGCTCCGGTTATTCAGTTCTCTTCTTGGATGGGAGGAGATCGTGACG GAAACCCGAGGGTAACTCCTGAAGTTACAAGGGATGTATGTTTGCTGGCTAGAATGATGGCTGCTAATTTGTACTTTTCTCAGATTGAGGATCTCATGTTTGAG TTGTCAATGTGGCGCTGCAGTGATGAGCTTCGTGTTCACGTCGATGAACTCCTTAGGTCCTCAAAGAGTGATGCAAAACACTATATTG AGTTCTGGAAACAAGTTCCTCCAAATGAGCCCTATCGTGTTATTCTTGGTGATGTGAGGGACAAACTATATAATACACGTGAGCATGCCAGGCAGTTATTAGCCAATGGGACCTCTGAAATCCCTGAAGAGACAACCTTCACGAATGTTGAACAG TTTCTGGAGCCTCTTGAGCTATGTTATAGGTCACTATGTGCATGTGGTGACCAACCAATAGCAGATGGAAGCCTTCTTGATTTCTTGCGGCAAGTTTCCACCTTTGGACTTTCACTTGTAAGACTCGACATCCGTCAAGAATCGGACAGGCACACTGATGTTATGGATGCTATTACAAACCACTTGGAGCTCGGATCTTATCGAGAATGGTCCGAGGAACGCAGGCAGCAATGGCTATTGTCCGAGCTCAGTGGAAGGCGCCCTCTCTATGGGCCTGATCTTCCGAAAACAGAAGAAATTACAGATGTGTTGGAAACCTTCCGTGTCATTGCGGAACTTCCTTCCGATAGCTTTGGTGCCTATATCATCTCAATGGCAACAGCTGCATCTGATGTGCTTGCTGTAGAGCTTTTACAACGTGAATGTCATGTGAAGCAGCCACTAAGAGTTGTCCCATTGTTTGAAAAGCTTGCTGATCTCGAGGCTGCTCCTTCTGCATTAGCCTGCCTATTCTCTATAGATTGGTATAGAAACCGTATTGATGGTAAACAGGAAGTTATGATTGGGTACTCTGACTCCGGGAAAGACGCTGGCCGTCTATCTGCAGCATGGGCGCTTTACAAGGCTCAAGAAGAGCTCATAAAAGTTGCTAAGGAGTTTGGTGTTAAGCTTACCATGTTCCATGGCAGAGGAGGGACTGTGGGAAGAGGAGGAGGTCCCACTCATCTGGCTATACTATCTCAGCCACCAGACACTATCCACGGCTCGCTTAGAGTAACAATTCAAGGTGAAGTTATTGAACAGTCATTTGGAGAAGAGCACTTGTGCTTCAGAACACTTCAGCGTTTCACTGCTGCTACACTGGAGCACGGAATGCATTCTCCTGTGTCGCCAAAGCCAGAATGGCGTGCTCTCATGGATGAGATGGCTGTCATTGCTACAAAGGAGTACCGCTCTGTTGTCTTCCAGGAACCACGTTTTGTTGAATACTTCCGATGT GCAACTCCCGAGTTGGAGTATGGAAGAATGAACATCGGCAGTCGTCCATCAAAACGAAAGCCAAGTGGAGGAATAGAATCTCTCCGTGCTATACCATGGATCTTTGCATGGACTCAGACAAGGTTTCACTTGCCTGTATGGCTTGGCTTTGGGAAGGCATTTAAGCATGTAATTGAGAAGGATCCAAAGAATCTCCAAATGCTTCGCGATATGTATAACCAATGGCCTTTCTTTAGGGTCACCCTTGACTTAGTTGAAATGGTGTTTGCAAAGGGAGACCCTGGGATTGCAGCTCTATATGACAAACTCCTAGTGTCAGAAGAACTATGGCTGTTTGGTGAGCGTTTAAAGTCTAAATATGAAGAAACCAAGAGCCTTCTCCTCCAG GTTGCTGGGCACAAAGATCTCCTTGAAGGAGATCCTTACCTAAAGCAAAGACTTCGGATTCGTGATTCTTACATCACAACTCTCAACGTCTTGCAAGCCTACACTCTGAAGCGAATCCGCGACCCTGACTACCATGTGAACTTGAAGCCTCACCTGTGCAAGGATTACACTGAATCTAGCAAGCCGGCGGCAGAGCTTGTTAAACTCAACCCGAAAAGCGAGTATGCCCCTGGTTTGGAGGATACCCTCATCCTGACAATGAAGGGTATAGCTGCTGGCATGCAAAACACTGGTTAA